A genomic region of Desulfosarcina ovata subsp. ovata contains the following coding sequences:
- the thiC gene encoding phosphomethylpyrimidine synthase ThiC, with product MHYTTQMDAARKGIVTDPMRIVARKEKMDAEALRESIAAGKVIIPANKNHTNLDPEGVGQGLRTKINVNLGISKDCCNVDLEMDKVRLALDLKAEAIMDLSCYGKTREFRRKLVALSPAMIGTVPIYDAVGFYEKNIKDLTVDEIFEVVERHCEDGVDFLTIHAGLNRQTAEKINSRNRITNIVSRGGSLMFTWMQMNDRENPFYEYFDRLLEICQHFGVSLSLGDGCRPGCLNDATDACQVEELITLGELTLRAWEKNVQVMIEGPGHMAMGEIKGNMMMEKRLCHGAPFYVLGPVVTDVAPGYDHITSAIGGAIAAANGADFLCYVTPAEHLRLPDRDDMKEGIIATRIAAHAADIAKGIPGARDWDNAMSRARAALDWETMLDLAMDPEKPRRYRESSTPEHEDSCTMCGKMCAVRNMNRVLSGKDIQLND from the coding sequence ATGCACTACACCACCCAAATGGATGCCGCCCGCAAAGGCATCGTGACCGACCCGATGCGAATCGTTGCCCGGAAAGAGAAAATGGATGCCGAGGCCCTGCGCGAATCGATCGCCGCCGGCAAGGTAATCATCCCGGCCAACAAAAACCACACGAATCTCGATCCGGAGGGCGTCGGCCAGGGGCTGCGCACCAAAATCAACGTCAATCTGGGTATCTCCAAGGACTGCTGCAACGTGGACCTGGAGATGGACAAGGTCCGCCTGGCCCTGGATCTCAAGGCCGAGGCGATCATGGATCTTTCGTGTTACGGCAAGACACGCGAGTTCCGGCGCAAGCTGGTGGCCCTGTCGCCGGCCATGATCGGTACCGTGCCCATCTACGATGCGGTGGGGTTTTACGAGAAAAACATCAAGGACCTGACCGTGGACGAGATTTTCGAAGTGGTCGAGCGCCACTGCGAGGACGGCGTCGATTTTCTCACCATCCACGCCGGCCTCAACCGCCAGACCGCCGAGAAGATCAACAGCCGCAATCGTATCACCAACATCGTCTCCCGGGGGGGCAGCCTTATGTTCACTTGGATGCAGATGAATGACCGGGAGAACCCCTTTTACGAGTATTTCGACCGCCTGCTGGAAATCTGCCAGCACTTTGGCGTCAGTCTGAGCCTGGGCGACGGCTGCCGCCCCGGCTGTCTCAACGACGCCACCGACGCCTGCCAGGTGGAGGAGCTGATCACCCTGGGCGAGCTGACTTTGCGGGCTTGGGAGAAAAACGTCCAGGTAATGATCGAGGGACCGGGGCATATGGCCATGGGCGAAATCAAAGGCAACATGATGATGGAAAAACGCCTTTGCCACGGCGCCCCCTTCTACGTGCTGGGCCCCGTCGTCACCGATGTGGCGCCGGGCTACGATCATATCACCAGCGCCATCGGCGGAGCCATTGCCGCTGCCAATGGCGCCGATTTTCTCTGCTACGTCACCCCGGCCGAGCACCTGCGACTGCCCGACCGGGATGACATGAAGGAAGGCATCATCGCCACGCGCATCGCCGCTCATGCCGCCGACATCGCCAAGGGCATTCCCGGCGCCCGTGACTGGGACAATGCCATGTCCCGGGCCCGGGCGGCCCTGGACTGGGAAACGATGCTGGACCTTGCCATGGACCCGGAAAAGCCCCGTCGCTATCGCGAAAGCTCAACCCCCGAACATGAAGACAGTTGCACCATGTGTGGCAAAATGTGCGCCGTACGGAACATGAACCGGGTGCTGTCGGGGAAGGATATTCAACTGAACGACTGA
- the cysK gene encoding cysteine synthase A, with protein sequence MTIHQAIATTIGSTPLVRLNRIGANLSAEIITKLEFFNPLGSVKDRIAAAMIDDAESQGRITADTLIVEPTSGNTGIGLAFICAARGYRLCLTMPETMSVERQKLLRHLGAELVLTPGPSGMAGAIEKAAAIVAENPGAFMPNQFENPANPHIHRETTAVEIWNDTAGDVDILVAGVGTGGTITGVGGYLKEKKPGFRCVAVEPAASPVLSGGEKGPHKIQGIGAGFVPQVLDRSIIDEVVTVPDKKAFETARELAAREGILCGISSGAAVWAALQVAARAENEGKRIVTILPSTGERYLSTDLFV encoded by the coding sequence ATGACCATCCATCAGGCCATTGCCACCACCATCGGCAGCACCCCACTGGTCCGTTTAAACCGGATCGGTGCCAACCTGTCCGCTGAAATCATCACCAAACTGGAATTTTTCAACCCCCTGGGCAGTGTCAAGGACCGCATTGCCGCGGCCATGATCGACGATGCCGAATCCCAGGGGCGGATCACGGCGGATACCCTGATCGTCGAGCCGACATCCGGTAATACCGGTATCGGCCTGGCCTTTATCTGTGCTGCCCGGGGATATCGGCTGTGTCTGACCATGCCGGAAACCATGAGTGTGGAGCGTCAGAAGCTGCTGCGCCATCTGGGTGCCGAGCTGGTGCTGACGCCAGGGCCGTCAGGCATGGCCGGGGCCATCGAAAAAGCCGCTGCCATCGTGGCCGAAAATCCCGGTGCGTTCATGCCCAACCAGTTCGAGAACCCGGCCAATCCGCACATCCACCGGGAGACCACTGCCGTGGAGATCTGGAACGACACGGCCGGCGACGTGGATATCCTGGTGGCCGGTGTGGGGACCGGGGGCACGATTACCGGCGTGGGCGGCTATCTCAAGGAAAAGAAGCCGGGCTTTCGTTGTGTGGCGGTCGAGCCGGCCGCGTCGCCGGTGCTTTCCGGTGGTGAGAAGGGGCCCCACAAGATTCAGGGCATCGGCGCGGGGTTCGTCCCTCAGGTGCTGGATCGCAGCATTATCGACGAAGTCGTCACGGTGCCTGACAAAAAGGCGTTTGAAACAGCCAGGGAACTGGCGGCCCGCGAAGGCATCCTGTGCGGTATCTCCTCGGGGGCAGCCGTGTGGGCGGCCCTTCAGGTGGCGGCCCGTGCGGAGAATGAAGGCAAACGCATCGTTACGATACTGCCGAGCACCGGCGAGCGCTACCTGAGCACGGATCTTTTTGTATGA
- a CDS encoding Rossmann-like domain-containing protein: protein MFNQLKSSFIEIAHESGLMETEVNITARQLTPREAIGETERKDFPLLQGKESLMQAEFKGAIGQAFTDIPMNFKGKIKDIVEIKLSNNGERALFISALNAVMRHLEKADKTIHCKNKEPEMCAKEIAKSVINKYGIKSNIGIIGFQPAIIDNFSKIVSPGKVKVTDLDKDNIGKKKYGISIWDGKTMEEEIFKTSDVLLATGSTIVNNCLERLTIYAEKYNKPIYFYGTTIAGPAIILNLKRLCFNAS from the coding sequence ATGTTTAATCAGCTTAAATCATCATTTATCGAGATCGCCCATGAAAGCGGACTGATGGAAACCGAAGTTAATATTACAGCCAGACAATTGACCCCCAGAGAGGCCATTGGTGAAACGGAAAGAAAAGATTTCCCTCTTTTGCAAGGGAAGGAAAGTTTGATGCAGGCTGAATTTAAAGGTGCAATTGGTCAGGCTTTCACAGATATCCCAATGAATTTTAAAGGAAAGATTAAAGATATAGTTGAGATTAAGCTGAGTAATAACGGAGAACGTGCTCTTTTCATTTCAGCCCTAAATGCTGTTATGCGGCACCTTGAAAAGGCAGATAAAACTATTCACTGTAAAAATAAAGAACCTGAAATGTGTGCAAAGGAAATTGCTAAAAGTGTTATTAATAAATACGGAATTAAAAGTAATATTGGTATCATAGGATTTCAGCCCGCAATTATTGATAACTTTTCAAAAATTGTTTCACCTGGAAAAGTAAAGGTTACAGACCTGGATAAAGATAACATTGGCAAAAAAAAGTACGGGATTTCTATTTGGGATGGAAAAACAATGGAGGAAGAAATTTTTAAAACCAGTGATGTTCTTCTCGCAACAGGTTCCACAATTGTTAATAATTGCCTGGAAAGACTAACTATATATGCTGAGAAATATAATAAACCCATATATTTTTATGGTACAACGATTGCCGGGCCTGCGATTATTTTAAATCTAAAAAGATTATGTTTCAATGCTTCATAA
- the epsC gene encoding serine O-acetyltransferase EpsC, which translates to MKTHDESESQPMHDICRSENECRIQARDRLSTVAERIIDHAESSPCYTHIDSEPIPAEGFATDIIDMFRELLFPGYFSREKLDTVNLRYSLGQTVSKLYDLLADLITHNIRHDCLRFNQSCSGCEDQGHDIALALMDAIPNIRQVLAQDVRAAFEGDPAAKSHDEIIFSYPGVYAISVHRVAHRLFELGVPMLPRIMSEHAHSITGIDIHPGATIGGRFVIDHGTGVVIGETTRIGNNVRIYQGVTLGALSLPKDAGERLRGKKRHPTIEDDVIVYSGATILGGDTVIGARSVVGGNVWLTESIPPDTTVMLETPRLIIKEARRKAG; encoded by the coding sequence ATGAAGACCCATGATGAAAGCGAGAGTCAACCCATGCATGATATCTGCCGGTCCGAAAACGAGTGCCGAATCCAGGCGCGTGACCGACTGTCCACGGTCGCCGAACGCATCATCGATCACGCCGAAAGCAGCCCCTGTTACACGCATATTGACAGCGAGCCCATTCCGGCCGAGGGGTTCGCCACCGACATCATCGATATGTTTCGCGAACTGCTTTTCCCGGGATATTTCAGCCGTGAGAAGCTCGATACGGTGAACCTGCGCTACAGTTTGGGCCAGACCGTTTCTAAGCTGTACGACCTTCTGGCCGACCTGATCACCCACAACATCCGCCACGACTGTCTGCGTTTCAACCAGTCGTGCAGTGGGTGCGAGGATCAGGGGCATGACATTGCCCTGGCGTTGATGGATGCCATCCCCAACATCCGGCAGGTGCTGGCCCAGGACGTGCGGGCGGCCTTCGAGGGCGATCCGGCGGCCAAAAGCCATGATGAGATTATTTTCAGCTACCCGGGTGTCTATGCCATCAGTGTGCATCGGGTGGCCCACCGGCTGTTTGAACTGGGCGTGCCCATGCTGCCCCGGATCATGAGCGAGCACGCCCACAGCATTACCGGTATCGATATCCACCCCGGCGCCACCATTGGGGGGCGGTTCGTCATCGACCACGGCACCGGCGTGGTGATTGGCGAGACCACCCGGATCGGAAATAACGTGCGCATCTACCAGGGGGTGACCCTGGGTGCCCTGTCCCTGCCCAAGGATGCCGGTGAACGGCTGCGCGGCAAGAAACGCCACCCGACCATCGAAGATGACGTGATCGTCTACTCCGGGGCCACGATCCTGGGTGGGGACACGGTGATCGGCGCCCGTTCGGTGGTGGGCGGCAATGTCTGGCTGACCGAGTCGATTCCTCCCGACACAACCGTAATGCTGGAGACCCCCCGGTTGATCATCAAGGAAGCCCGTCGCAAGGCCGGTTGA